The following are encoded in a window of Variovorax paradoxus genomic DNA:
- a CDS encoding STN domain-containing protein, producing the protein MSIVPAHVALAADDIGRPPPPDEPRVTLHSNPVEPQFDFDLPIQPLASALNRFADVSGRAALFSSTLVAGRTAAPVQGRLTPRDALQRLLEGTGLAMEEVSAGRVNAFVLKPLGAQAEAAAGVRARLERYDGLVQARVWDALCADPRTAQGDYRSLLRFRVDAAGRVHRAQLLGSTGDTRRDAVLVATLERVRIDRPPPDMKQPLAMLILPAQAGGPSCEDAARP; encoded by the coding sequence ATGTCGATCGTTCCCGCGCATGTCGCCCTTGCAGCCGATGACATCGGCCGCCCGCCGCCTCCCGACGAGCCGCGCGTGACGCTTCATTCCAACCCTGTCGAACCGCAGTTCGACTTCGACCTGCCGATCCAGCCGCTTGCGTCCGCACTGAACCGCTTCGCCGATGTGTCGGGCCGCGCTGCGCTGTTCAGCAGCACGCTGGTGGCCGGCCGCACGGCGGCGCCGGTGCAGGGTCGCCTCACGCCGCGCGATGCCTTGCAGCGCCTGCTCGAAGGCACCGGTCTCGCGATGGAAGAAGTGAGCGCGGGCCGCGTCAACGCCTTCGTGCTGAAGCCGCTCGGCGCGCAGGCCGAGGCGGCGGCCGGTGTCCGCGCGCGGCTGGAGCGCTACGACGGCCTGGTGCAGGCCCGCGTGTGGGATGCGCTGTGCGCCGATCCGCGCACGGCGCAGGGCGACTACCGCTCGCTGCTGCGCTTTCGTGTCGATGCGGCGGGCCGTGTGCACCGCGCGCAGCTGCTCGGCAGCACCGGCGACACGCGTCGCGATGCCGTGCTGGTGGCCACGCTGGAGCGCGTGCGCATCGACCGGCCGCCGCCCGACATGAAGCAGCCGCTGGCCATGCTGATCCTGCCGGCGCAGGCGGGTGGGCCGTCCTGCGAAGACGCGGCAAGGCCATAG
- a CDS encoding ribulose-bisphosphate carboxylase large subunit family protein: MVAERIRARYLIETPVDPAAVAEVMAGEQSCGTFTRVEGETDALRERARATVEAISELEPVASPSLPNALLERKGTRGPWRRAHVDISFPIANIGANLPTLAATVSGNLYDLGEVTGLRLESLQVPSAYRAQFEMPRVGIAGTRHATGVASGALVGTIIKPNVGLSAAETAALVERLCAAGVDFIKDDEVCADPAHAPLAERVPAVMAVVRAHQERTGKHVMVAFNITDETDAMKRHADLVEREGGSCVMASLNWCGHSGIQTLRRHTGLALHGHRNGYGALSRHPLLGISFQAYQTLWRLAGVDHMHVHGLQGKFSQPDSEVIESARDCFTPLTDAADDRVMPAFSSGQWAGTVPATWAAIGSDDLLFMAGGGILAHPDGAEAGVTSIRQAWTAARAGTALKDAAKHAPELERALAFFGKP, from the coding sequence ATGGTGGCCGAACGCATCCGCGCGCGCTACCTGATCGAGACGCCGGTGGACCCGGCGGCCGTCGCCGAGGTGATGGCCGGCGAGCAATCGTGTGGCACCTTCACGCGGGTCGAGGGCGAGACCGATGCGCTGCGCGAACGTGCGCGTGCGACGGTCGAGGCGATCTCCGAACTGGAACCCGTTGCATCGCCGAGCCTGCCGAACGCGCTGCTGGAGCGCAAGGGAACGCGTGGGCCGTGGCGGCGTGCGCATGTCGACATCTCGTTTCCCATCGCGAACATCGGCGCCAACTTGCCGACGCTTGCAGCGACCGTCTCGGGCAATCTTTACGACTTGGGCGAAGTGACGGGGCTGCGGCTCGAATCGCTGCAGGTGCCGTCGGCCTATCGCGCGCAGTTCGAGATGCCGCGCGTCGGCATCGCGGGCACGCGGCACGCCACGGGTGTGGCGAGCGGCGCGCTGGTCGGCACGATCATCAAGCCGAACGTGGGGCTCTCCGCCGCGGAGACTGCCGCACTCGTTGAACGGCTCTGCGCCGCGGGCGTCGATTTCATCAAGGACGACGAGGTCTGCGCCGACCCCGCGCATGCGCCGCTCGCAGAGCGCGTCCCCGCCGTGATGGCGGTCGTGCGTGCGCACCAGGAGCGCACCGGCAAGCACGTGATGGTGGCCTTCAACATCACCGACGAAACCGACGCGATGAAGCGCCATGCCGATCTCGTGGAGCGCGAAGGCGGCTCCTGCGTGATGGCCAGTCTCAACTGGTGCGGGCACTCGGGCATCCAGACGCTGCGGCGCCACACGGGCCTTGCGCTGCACGGCCACCGCAACGGCTACGGAGCGCTGTCGCGGCATCCGCTGCTGGGCATTTCGTTCCAGGCGTATCAGACGCTCTGGCGCCTCGCGGGCGTGGACCACATGCACGTGCACGGCCTGCAGGGCAAGTTCTCGCAGCCCGACAGCGAGGTCATCGAATCGGCGCGCGACTGCTTCACGCCGCTCACCGACGCGGCGGACGACCGCGTGATGCCCGCCTTTTCGTCGGGCCAGTGGGCGGGCACCGTGCCCGCCACCTGGGCCGCCATCGGCAGCGACGACCTGCTCTTCATGGCGGGCGGCGGCATCCTCGCGCATCCCGACGGCGCCGAGGCCGGCGTGACGAGCATCCGCCAGGCGTGGACGGCCGCGCGCGCGGGCACGGCGCTGAAAGACGCCGCGAAGCACGCGCCCGAACTCGAGCGCGCCCTCGCCTTCTTCGGCAAGCCATGA
- a CDS encoding TRAP transporter large permease subunit, with protein MVHESTFEAAPFVGAGSSANALSGIAGRADRVIGGAVEALAALLVLAEICVLFAGVVSRYVFHAPLVWSDELASILFLWLSMLGAVVALRRGEHMRMTALLQKVKPSTRAMLDAFAIAASIAFLVLIVWPSIDYAHEESFIVTPALEISNAWRAAAIPAGIGIMLVMALLRLLRVCTGRQIAVAVLGMAALVGIFWLAAPLFATLGKFNLVIFFVVVVAATVLSGVPIAFSFALATFGYLALTTRTPLLVMVGRLDEGMSHLILLAVPLFIFLGALIEMTGMARAMIQFLASLLGHVRGGLSYVLIGAMYLVSGISGSKIADMAAIAPVLFPEMVKRGAKPGDLVALLSATGAQTETIPPSIVLITIGSVTGISIAALFTGGLLPAVVLGIALCVVVWWRYRREDLSGVQRYSKREIGKLLMVALPAVLLPFVIRAAVVEGVATATEVSTIGIVYSALVGLFVYRQFDWKRLKPMLIDTASLSGAIIFIVGCATAMAWGLTQSGFSQDLARIMGALPGGAYGFLAVSIVAFIVLGSVLEGIPAIVLFGPLLFPIAKAAGVHEVHYAMVVIFSMGIGLFAPPFGVGYYGACAVSKVNPDEGIRHIWGYIAAMLVGLIVVAAFPWFSTGFLKF; from the coding sequence ATGGTGCATGAATCGACTTTCGAAGCGGCGCCGTTCGTCGGTGCCGGCTCTTCGGCCAACGCACTGAGCGGCATCGCCGGGCGCGCCGACCGCGTGATCGGCGGCGCCGTCGAGGCCTTGGCGGCGCTGCTGGTGCTGGCCGAAATCTGCGTGCTGTTCGCGGGCGTGGTGTCGCGCTATGTGTTCCATGCACCGCTGGTGTGGTCGGACGAGCTCGCGTCGATCCTCTTTCTCTGGCTTTCGATGCTGGGCGCCGTGGTGGCGCTGCGGCGCGGCGAGCACATGCGCATGACGGCGCTGCTGCAGAAGGTGAAGCCGTCGACGCGCGCCATGCTCGATGCGTTCGCCATCGCCGCATCGATCGCGTTCCTCGTGCTGATCGTCTGGCCGTCGATCGACTACGCGCACGAAGAGTCGTTCATCGTCACGCCCGCGCTGGAGATCAGCAACGCCTGGCGCGCCGCGGCCATTCCAGCGGGCATCGGCATCATGCTGGTGATGGCACTGCTGCGGCTGCTGCGCGTATGCACGGGCAGGCAGATAGCCGTCGCGGTGCTCGGCATGGCCGCGCTGGTCGGCATCTTCTGGCTCGCGGCGCCGCTGTTCGCGACGCTCGGCAAGTTCAACCTCGTGATCTTCTTCGTGGTCGTGGTGGCCGCCACCGTACTCTCGGGCGTGCCCATCGCGTTCTCGTTCGCGCTCGCCACCTTCGGCTACCTCGCGCTCACCACGCGCACGCCGCTGCTGGTGATGGTGGGGCGGCTCGATGAAGGCATGTCGCACCTCATCCTGCTCGCGGTGCCGCTCTTCATCTTCCTGGGCGCGCTCATCGAAATGACGGGCATGGCGCGCGCCATGATCCAGTTCCTCGCGAGCCTGCTGGGCCATGTGCGCGGCGGCCTCTCGTATGTGCTGATCGGCGCGATGTACCTGGTGTCGGGCATCTCGGGCTCCAAGATCGCCGACATGGCGGCCATTGCGCCCGTGCTGTTCCCCGAGATGGTCAAGCGCGGCGCCAAGCCCGGCGACCTCGTGGCGCTGCTTTCGGCCACCGGCGCGCAAACCGAGACCATTCCGCCGTCGATCGTGCTCATCACCATCGGCTCGGTCACGGGCATCTCGATTGCGGCGCTGTTCACAGGCGGCCTGCTGCCAGCCGTGGTCCTGGGCATAGCGCTGTGCGTGGTCGTGTGGTGGCGCTACCGCCGCGAAGATCTGAGCGGCGTGCAGCGCTACAGCAAGCGCGAGATCGGCAAGCTGCTGATGGTCGCGCTGCCCGCGGTGCTGCTGCCCTTCGTGATCCGCGCCGCGGTGGTCGAGGGCGTGGCCACGGCCACCGAGGTGTCGACCATCGGCATCGTGTATTCGGCGCTGGTCGGGCTCTTCGTCTATCGGCAGTTCGACTGGAAGCGGCTGAAGCCGATGCTGATCGACACCGCCTCGCTCTCGGGCGCGATCATCTTCATCGTCGGCTGCGCCACGGCGATGGCCTGGGGCCTCACGCAGTCGGGCTTCTCGCAGGACCTGGCGCGCATCATGGGCGCGCTGCCAGGCGGCGCGTATGGCTTCCTCGCTGTATCGATCGTCGCGTTCATCGTGCTGGGCAGCGTGCTCGAGGGCATTCCGGCCATCGTGCTGTTCGGACCGCTCCTCTTTCCCATCGCCAAGGCCGCGGGCGTGCACGAGGTGCACTACGCGATGGTCGTGATCTTCTCGATGGGCATCGGCCTCTTCGCGCCGCCCTTCGGCGTCGGCTACTACGGCGCGTGCGCCGTGAGCAAGGTCAACCCCGACGAGGGCATCCGCCACATCTGGGGCTACATCGCCGCGATGCTGGTGGGCCTCATCGTCGTGGCCGCCTTCCCGTGGTTCTCGACCGGCTTCCTCAAGTTCTGA
- a CDS encoding glutathione S-transferase N-terminal domain-containing protein — protein sequence MMVLYSGTTCPFSHRCRFVLFEKGMDFEIRDVDLYNKPEDISVMNPYGQVPILVERDLILYESNIINEYIDERFPHPQLMPGDPVDRARVRLFLLNFEKELFVHVATLENRTTKGNDKAIEKARSHIRDRLTQLAPVFLKNKYMLGDNFSMLDVAIAPLLWRLDYYGIDLSKNAAPLLKYAERIFSRPAYIEALTPSEKVMRK from the coding sequence ATGATGGTCTTGTATTCAGGAACGACCTGCCCCTTCTCCCACCGTTGCCGCTTCGTGTTGTTCGAAAAGGGCATGGATTTCGAGATCCGCGACGTCGATCTCTACAACAAGCCCGAAGACATCAGCGTGATGAATCCGTACGGCCAGGTGCCGATCCTGGTCGAGCGCGACCTGATCCTGTACGAGTCGAACATCATCAACGAGTACATCGACGAGCGCTTTCCGCATCCGCAACTGATGCCCGGCGACCCGGTCGACCGCGCCCGCGTGCGCCTGTTCCTGCTCAACTTCGAGAAGGAACTGTTCGTGCATGTGGCCACGCTCGAGAACCGCACCACCAAAGGCAACGACAAGGCCATCGAAAAGGCACGCTCGCACATCCGCGACCGCCTCACGCAGCTCGCGCCCGTGTTCCTCAAGAACAAGTACATGCTGGGCGACAACTTCTCGATGCTCGACGTGGCCATCGCGCCGCTGCTGTGGCGTCTCGACTACTACGGCATCGACCTCAGCAAGAACGCGGCACCGCTGCTGAAGTACGCCGAGCGCATCTTCTCGCGCCCGGCCTACATCGAAGCGCTGACCCCGTCTGAAAAGGTCATGCGCAAGTAA
- a CDS encoding VOC family protein: protein MSRFLGEIRQLGYVVHDIEAAMDYWSTTLGVGPWFYNPKVPIKNYRYNGEAHEPHNSVALANSGYVQVELIQTRNDVPSMYRDFLQAGRTGLQHVAYWTADYDADLARLTAQGFKPVMSGEVGERGRFIYFDTEYHPGTVIELSEVAGPKGKMFDLIRSASEGWDGSEPVRPFPDLSKL from the coding sequence ATGAGTCGATTCCTCGGCGAGATCCGCCAGCTGGGCTATGTCGTGCACGACATCGAAGCCGCCATGGACTACTGGAGCACCACGCTGGGCGTGGGCCCGTGGTTCTACAACCCCAAGGTGCCCATCAAGAACTACCGCTACAACGGTGAAGCACACGAGCCGCACAACTCGGTGGCGCTGGCCAATTCGGGCTACGTGCAGGTCGAGCTGATCCAGACGCGCAACGACGTGCCCTCGATGTACCGCGACTTCCTCCAGGCCGGGCGCACCGGACTGCAGCACGTCGCCTACTGGACCGCCGACTACGACGCCGACCTCGCGCGCCTCACCGCGCAGGGCTTCAAGCCCGTGATGAGCGGCGAAGTGGGCGAGCGCGGCCGCTTCATCTATTTCGACACCGAGTACCACCCGGGCACGGTGATCGAACTGTCCGAAGTGGCGGGGCCCAAGGGCAAGATGTTCGACCTGATCCGCAGCGCCTCCGAGGGCTGGGACGGCAGCGAGCCCGTGCGGCCCTTCCCCGACCTGAGCAAGCTGTGA
- a CDS encoding LacI family DNA-binding transcriptional regulator: MRDNPSPPSDARRARVVDIARAAQVSTATVDRVLNRRPGVRDATVQRVLKAAGELDYLPGPELYAALTPPPLRLVFLLPAGTNRFIRMLGDMVGYSQEHWAPFNVQCRTVFIESFNPHELADALRKHGQRCDGIAMMALEHPAVREAVAALAARGLPVVTLISDLSNSERAAFVGLDNRAAGRTAGYLIGRFIGARAAKVALIAGSLSYKAHEEREAGFLHVIDEMFPKLEVVGLREGQDDAAKNYRQTRALLEQHPDMGGIYNIGGASDGVARALKEAGREQKVVFIGHGLTPDTRALLIDGSMDAVITQSPHTTLMSCVRIFTNLRDKREALSGVETTRSQVIFRENLP; this comes from the coding sequence ATGCGGGATAACCCTTCACCTCCTTCCGATGCACGCCGCGCGCGCGTGGTCGACATCGCGCGCGCGGCGCAGGTGTCGACCGCCACGGTCGATCGCGTGCTCAACCGCCGCCCCGGCGTGCGCGACGCCACGGTGCAGCGCGTGCTCAAGGCAGCTGGCGAGCTCGACTACCTGCCGGGCCCCGAGCTCTATGCGGCGCTGACACCGCCGCCGCTGCGGCTCGTGTTCCTGCTGCCCGCGGGCACCAACCGCTTCATCCGCATGCTGGGCGACATGGTGGGTTACTCGCAGGAGCACTGGGCGCCGTTCAACGTGCAGTGCCGTACGGTGTTCATCGAGAGCTTCAATCCGCATGAGCTGGCGGACGCATTGCGCAAGCACGGCCAGCGTTGCGACGGCATCGCGATGATGGCGCTCGAGCATCCGGCGGTGCGCGAGGCGGTGGCCGCGCTCGCCGCGCGCGGGCTGCCGGTGGTCACGCTGATCTCGGACCTGTCGAACTCCGAGCGCGCCGCGTTCGTGGGGCTCGACAACCGCGCGGCCGGTCGCACCGCGGGCTACCTCATCGGCCGCTTCATCGGCGCGCGCGCCGCGAAGGTCGCGCTCATCGCGGGCAGCCTGAGCTACAAGGCGCACGAGGAGCGCGAAGCCGGCTTTTTGCACGTCATCGATGAGATGTTCCCGAAGCTCGAGGTCGTGGGCCTGCGCGAAGGCCAGGACGACGCGGCCAAGAACTACCGCCAGACCCGCGCGCTGCTGGAGCAGCACCCCGACATGGGTGGCATCTACAACATCGGCGGCGCGTCAGACGGCGTGGCGCGCGCGCTGAAGGAAGCAGGGCGCGAGCAGAAGGTCGTCTTCATCGGCCACGGCCTCACGCCCGACACCCGCGCCCTCTTGATCGACGGCAGCATGGACGCGGTGATCACGCAGAGCCCGCACACCACGCTGATGAGCTGCGTGCGCATCTTCACCAACCTGCGCGACAAGCGCGAGGCGCTCAGCGGCGTGGAGACCACGCGCAGCCAGGTGATCTTTCGCGAGAACCTTCCGTAA
- a CDS encoding RNA polymerase sigma factor: protein MSEEVRLVLLDFLSQRYGELKRRLTRLLGSDDLAGDALQDTWLRLRRLEDQGPVQHPRAFLLRMAVNIAVNNLRSQSRIVPRSEVDALLDVADTAPGPAEIAEARSEMAALYKVIARMPKRRRDILVLVRWQGLPQKDVAERLGVSLHTVEHELKRAHDFCTAQMGRQMDPKK, encoded by the coding sequence GTGTCCGAAGAAGTCCGACTGGTTCTGCTCGACTTCCTGTCGCAACGCTACGGCGAGCTGAAGCGCCGCCTGACGCGTCTGCTGGGCAGTGACGATCTGGCGGGCGATGCCCTGCAAGACACCTGGCTGCGGTTGCGTCGGCTGGAAGACCAGGGGCCGGTGCAGCACCCGCGTGCGTTCCTGCTGCGCATGGCCGTCAACATTGCCGTGAACAACCTGCGCAGCCAGAGCCGCATCGTGCCGCGCAGCGAGGTCGATGCGCTGCTGGATGTGGCCGACACCGCGCCGGGGCCGGCCGAGATCGCCGAGGCGCGCTCGGAAATGGCGGCGCTCTACAAGGTGATCGCGCGCATGCCGAAGCGCCGCCGCGACATCCTCGTGCTGGTGCGCTGGCAGGGCTTGCCGCAGAAGGACGTGGCCGAGAGGCTGGGCGTTTCGCTGCACACGGTCGAGCATGAGCTGAAGCGAGCGCACGATTTCTGCACGGCCCAAATGGGCCGTCAGATGGACCCAAAAAAATAG
- a CDS encoding four-carbon acid sugar kinase family protein, whose protein sequence is MTQAPAVVYYGDDFTGATDTLGTAARAGLRALLFLKTPDAARLERVGPLDVLGIAGAARAMTPDEMQVELAPVAALFRSLGARVLHYKTCSTFDSAPHIGSIGAAVRALRSAVEAPWTAIVGGQPNLGRHCLFGNLFAAAGAGGEVFRIDRHPTMSRHPVTPMHEADLRRHLAEQGLADVHSMPFTAASKGSAALDATLQRALQPPSPATSPDAVLFDVVDAAQLATIGQVLWARAQRNTLLAVGPSSVVDALAPALGSRNGAELAQRVVTPAPGPVLVLAGSLSPVTARQVAAARSFDTVWLDASAMAQRDAATLERHARNIANGLANGRNVLACTRPLDPLPLAPSIDAQALARAGGELLARVLAIVPLQRVGIAGGDTSSHAVQALDAWGLSYVADLGAGTSLCRVHSDEAALDGLEIMLKGGQMGSDDVFERLVHGSS, encoded by the coding sequence ATGACGCAGGCCCCGGCTGTCGTCTACTACGGCGACGATTTCACGGGCGCGACCGACACGCTCGGCACCGCGGCCCGCGCAGGCCTGCGTGCCCTGCTGTTCCTGAAGACGCCCGATGCCGCGCGGCTCGAGCGCGTGGGCCCGCTCGATGTGCTGGGCATCGCGGGCGCAGCGCGCGCCATGACGCCGGATGAGATGCAGGTCGAACTGGCACCCGTCGCTGCGCTGTTCCGCTCGCTCGGCGCGCGCGTGCTGCACTACAAGACCTGCTCGACCTTCGACAGCGCACCGCACATCGGCTCGATCGGCGCTGCGGTGCGCGCCTTGCGCAGTGCGGTCGAAGCGCCTTGGACTGCGATCGTCGGCGGGCAACCCAACCTGGGTCGGCATTGCCTGTTCGGCAACCTGTTCGCGGCGGCAGGCGCGGGCGGCGAAGTGTTCCGCATCGACCGCCATCCGACGATGAGCCGGCACCCTGTGACGCCGATGCACGAGGCGGACTTGCGGCGGCATCTGGCCGAGCAAGGGCTGGCCGACGTGCATTCCATGCCTTTCACGGCGGCGTCGAAAGGTAGTGCGGCACTCGACGCTACGCTGCAACGCGCGCTTCAACCGCCCTCACCCGCTACGTCACCTGACGCCGTGCTGTTCGACGTGGTCGATGCCGCGCAGCTCGCGACCATCGGCCAGGTGCTGTGGGCGCGGGCACAGCGCAACACCTTGCTCGCGGTAGGACCGAGCAGCGTGGTCGACGCGCTGGCTCCCGCGCTGGGCTCACGCAACGGCGCTGAGCTCGCGCAGCGGGTCGTGACGCCCGCGCCAGGTCCGGTGCTTGTGCTTGCGGGAAGCCTGTCGCCTGTCACAGCCCGGCAGGTCGCCGCGGCACGGTCCTTCGATACCGTGTGGCTCGACGCGTCAGCGATGGCGCAGAGGGACGCCGCCACGCTGGAACGTCATGCACGAAACATCGCGAACGGGCTCGCCAACGGCCGCAACGTGCTGGCCTGCACCCGTCCGCTCGATCCGTTGCCGCTGGCGCCCAGCATCGATGCCCAGGCCCTCGCGCGCGCCGGTGGCGAACTCCTGGCCCGCGTGCTGGCCATCGTGCCGCTGCAACGCGTGGGCATTGCCGGCGGCGACACCTCGAGCCATGCCGTGCAGGCGCTCGACGCCTGGGGGCTTTCGTACGTGGCGGACCTCGGCGCAGGCACGTCGTTGTGCCGCGTGCACAGCGACGAGGCGGCGCTCGACGGCCTGGAGATCATGCTGAAGGGCGGGCAGATGGGCTCGGACGACGTGTTCGAGCGCCTGGTGCACGGCTCGTCCTAG
- a CDS encoding TRAP transporter substrate-binding protein — MTSLTRLNRRSALRTLSALPAAGIVSAVPRIARAAEFSYKYGNNLPLSHPLNIRAQEAADRIAKETKGRVEIKIFPNNQLGGDTDMLAQVRSGGIEFFTPSALVIATLVPVAAINAVGFAFNDYSQVWAAMDGKVGAHVRGAIAKSRLYAFEKMWDNGFRQTTSSKAAVANAKDMDGLKIRVPVSPLSISMFKGLGAAPASLQFSEVYSALQTKIVDAQENPLPIIQVAKLFEVQKFCSLTNHIWDGYWFIANGRAWDALPADLKTIVARAINDAGMQQREDIKKLNDSVVGDLQAKGLTINRPTADSFRAKLRESGFYGEWKGRFGPEAWALLEGTVGKLA, encoded by the coding sequence ATGACCTCGCTCACTCGCCTGAACCGCCGCAGTGCACTGCGCACGCTTTCCGCCCTCCCCGCCGCCGGCATCGTGTCGGCCGTGCCGCGCATCGCGCGCGCCGCGGAGTTCTCGTACAAGTACGGCAACAACCTGCCGCTGAGCCATCCGCTGAACATCCGCGCGCAGGAAGCCGCGGACCGCATCGCCAAGGAAACCAAGGGCCGGGTCGAGATCAAGATCTTCCCGAACAACCAGCTGGGCGGCGACACCGACATGCTCGCGCAGGTGCGCTCGGGCGGCATCGAGTTCTTCACGCCCTCGGCACTCGTCATCGCCACGCTCGTGCCCGTGGCGGCCATCAACGCGGTGGGCTTTGCGTTCAACGACTACAGCCAGGTGTGGGCCGCGATGGACGGCAAGGTCGGCGCGCACGTGCGCGGCGCCATCGCCAAGTCGCGCCTCTATGCCTTCGAGAAGATGTGGGACAACGGCTTTCGCCAGACCACGAGCAGCAAGGCGGCCGTCGCGAACGCCAAGGACATGGACGGCCTGAAGATCCGCGTGCCGGTGAGCCCGCTGTCGATCTCGATGTTCAAGGGCCTGGGCGCCGCGCCCGCGAGCCTGCAGTTCAGCGAGGTGTATTCCGCGCTGCAAACGAAGATCGTCGATGCGCAAGAAAACCCGCTGCCGATCATCCAGGTCGCCAAGCTCTTCGAGGTGCAGAAGTTCTGCTCGCTCACGAATCACATCTGGGACGGCTACTGGTTCATTGCCAACGGCCGCGCATGGGACGCCTTGCCCGCCGACCTGAAGACCATCGTCGCGCGCGCCATCAACGACGCCGGCATGCAGCAGCGCGAAGACATCAAGAAGCTCAACGACTCGGTGGTCGGCGACCTGCAGGCCAAGGGCCTCACCATCAACCGCCCCACGGCCGACAGCTTCCGCGCCAAGCTGCGCGAATCGGGCTTCTACGGCGAGTGGAAGGGCCGCTTCGGTCCCGAGGCCTGGGCGCTGCTCGAAGGCACCGTCGGCAAGCTGGCTTGA
- a CDS encoding ClpXP protease specificity-enhancing factor: MINALESSSTRPYLIRALYEWCTDNGFTPYVAVLVDDTVQVPREYVKNGEIVLNISFDATSSLKLGNDFIEFKARFAGTAREISVPVGRVIAIYARENGQGMAFPAPVPAATLDDGGTDAATNAASPASASRMPLRDASRGTEGDANKVFHLVTGEDDDEAVDTGSEPADPTDEPPRPPAGGGARPSLKRVK, encoded by the coding sequence ATGATCAACGCGCTCGAGTCCTCTTCCACCCGCCCGTACCTCATCCGGGCGCTGTACGAGTGGTGCACCGACAACGGGTTCACGCCCTATGTCGCGGTGTTGGTCGACGACACCGTCCAGGTGCCGCGCGAGTACGTGAAGAACGGCGAGATCGTGCTGAACATCAGCTTCGACGCGACCAGCTCGCTGAAGCTGGGCAACGACTTCATCGAGTTCAAGGCCCGCTTCGCAGGCACGGCGCGCGAGATCAGCGTGCCGGTCGGCCGCGTGATCGCGATCTACGCCCGTGAAAACGGCCAGGGCATGGCGTTTCCGGCACCGGTGCCGGCTGCCACGTTGGACGATGGTGGAACCGACGCTGCCACGAATGCTGCCTCCCCGGCCAGTGCGTCGCGCATGCCGCTGCGCGATGCCTCGCGCGGCACCGAAGGCGACGCCAACAAGGTGTTCCATCTGGTGACGGGCGAGGACGATGACGAGGCGGTCGATACCGGCTCGGAGCCGGCCGACCCGACCGACGAGCCGCCGCGTCCACCGGCCGGCGGTGGCGCCAGGCCGTCGCTGAAGCGCGTCAAGTGA
- a CDS encoding FecR family protein, translating to MSSIPPTPPMPADERGHAVPDALREEARIWLGRLALAEVTQMDMQAFKRWQHTSAAHQAAFDEAKHQWHAMKLAIDQGLRADPKAAARYRQLAQGTPRAAQPGRRAFLGAAMSAAAVAGVAVVAYPPLGLWPAPGAWGADERTATGEQRTLGFAHHVRVTLNTQTRVRRETSVHGETTGIDLLAGEVAIDLQAMQEGASPSFVVTAGAGRSGAQGASRFQVRHLQGSKVCVTCIEGSVQVAHAAGHKLLQARQQTVYDATSLGGVQAVEPADLSAWRKGELVFRQTPLAQVLDEINRYRPGRVVLMADARRDSAVSGRFSIAVLDEALLQIQHSFDLRARALPGGLLILS from the coding sequence ATGTCCTCCATCCCCCCAACGCCTCCGATGCCGGCCGACGAACGCGGCCATGCCGTGCCCGACGCGCTGCGGGAAGAAGCGCGCATCTGGCTGGGCCGACTGGCGCTGGCCGAGGTGACGCAGATGGACATGCAGGCCTTCAAGCGCTGGCAGCACACCAGCGCCGCGCACCAGGCGGCCTTCGACGAGGCGAAGCATCAGTGGCATGCGATGAAGCTGGCCATCGACCAGGGCCTGCGCGCCGATCCGAAGGCGGCGGCGCGCTACCGGCAACTGGCGCAGGGCACCCCGCGCGCCGCGCAGCCGGGCCGCCGCGCCTTCCTGGGCGCGGCCATGAGCGCGGCCGCGGTCGCCGGCGTGGCGGTGGTGGCTTATCCGCCGCTCGGCCTCTGGCCCGCGCCGGGCGCATGGGGCGCAGACGAACGCACCGCCACGGGCGAGCAGCGAACGCTCGGTTTCGCCCACCACGTCCGCGTGACGCTGAACACGCAGACCCGCGTGCGCCGCGAAACGTCGGTCCATGGAGAAACCACGGGCATCGACCTGCTCGCGGGCGAAGTCGCCATCGACCTGCAAGCGATGCAAGAGGGCGCGAGCCCGTCCTTCGTCGTGACCGCGGGCGCGGGCCGCAGCGGCGCGCAAGGCGCCTCCCGCTTCCAGGTGCGACACCTTCAAGGCAGCAAGGTGTGCGTGACCTGCATCGAAGGCTCGGTGCAGGTGGCGCATGCAGCGGGGCACAAGCTGTTGCAGGCGCGGCAGCAGACGGTGTACGACGCCACGTCGCTCGGTGGCGTGCAGGCCGTCGAACCGGCGGACCTGTCGGCCTGGCGCAAGGGCGAGCTGGTGTTCAGGCAGACGCCGCTGGCGCAGGTGCTCGATGAAATCAACCGCTACCGGCCCGGCCGCGTGGTGCTGATGGCCGATGCGCGGCGCGACAGCGCCGTCAGCGGGCGCTTCTCCATCGCCGTGCTCGACGAGGCGCTGCTGCAGATCCAGCACTCGTTCGACCTGCGCGCGCGCGCGTTGCCCGGCGGGTTGCTGATCCTGAGCTGA